Proteins from a single region of Psychrobacter cryohalolentis K5:
- the kdsB gene encoding 3-deoxy-manno-octulosonate cytidylyltransferase, whose protein sequence is MSSALMPVKTHIVIPARLKSTRLPNKPLLTIHGKPMILWVAEKARLADFADDMCIATDDESIAKICLDAGFDVVMTSSEHASGTDRLAEVAAIKGWAAHDIVVNMQGDEPLVPPLLLEQVKTLLVQDAESVMATLCEPIEDYDTFMRPSVVKVVSQTSNDQQRALYFSRAPIPCNRDVVLTSENSKQPPKNAYRHLGLYAYRVSLLQQFVHCSQTPLEILESLEQLRVLENGGHIAIAKAACSLPAGVDTQEDLDRLNAMSLTDFQDY, encoded by the coding sequence ATGTCATCAGCCCTTATGCCCGTCAAAACTCATATCGTCATTCCTGCACGTTTAAAAAGTACGCGTTTACCTAACAAGCCATTATTAACCATTCATGGCAAGCCTATGATACTTTGGGTGGCTGAAAAAGCACGATTGGCGGATTTTGCCGATGATATGTGTATTGCAACCGATGATGAATCGATTGCAAAAATTTGTCTAGATGCAGGTTTTGATGTGGTGATGACAAGCAGTGAACATGCTTCAGGCACGGACCGTTTGGCTGAAGTGGCTGCCATCAAAGGCTGGGCTGCCCATGATATAGTGGTTAATATGCAAGGTGACGAACCACTAGTGCCGCCATTGTTGTTAGAGCAAGTTAAAACATTATTGGTACAAGATGCAGAGAGCGTCATGGCAACTTTATGTGAGCCAATCGAGGACTATGATACTTTTATGCGCCCATCCGTCGTTAAAGTGGTCAGTCAGACGTCCAATGATCAACAACGGGCGCTTTATTTTAGTCGCGCGCCGATTCCTTGTAATCGTGATGTGGTATTAACCAGTGAGAATAGTAAACAGCCGCCAAAAAATGCCTATCGTCATCTAGGCTTATATGCTTATCGCGTCAGTTTGCTACAGCAATTTGTCCACTGCTCACAAACGCCGCTTGAAATACTGGAAAGCTTAGAGCAATTACGTGTGTTGGAAAATGGTGGACATATCGCCATTGCTAAAGCCGCCTGCTCATTACCTGCAGGTGTCGATACGCAAGAAGATTTGGATCGTTTAAATGCCATGAGTTTGACAGATTTCCAAGATTATTAA
- a CDS encoding DNA polymerase III subunit delta': MSELTNMTDDMYFAPLLPWQHELWSQLTMRVLAPQQSLPHALLAAGMQGMGKRAFVWRLVAWLLCRARDEHPLGACGHCESCQWLRSGTHPSLQVLPLVSLPVNADSSAQKEALANSTKDKKSAKTASNASLKIKVDDIRALQPFIYQGGQGMRICVLDHAEKMTIAAANALLKTLEEPQAQVHLFLISDAPAQLLPTIKSRVQQLALQTIDPAVAVDYVTKALGSNVHREAVGTDAIEQLIQLANGAPLAAVALAQAPWYSKRALWLTTWQALRSGKRSSVAASDYWQTQLGIVEFIQLSELMIIDIRRVGLGFEAQQKDINFLINLNDYQPIDSGLEVFAHSLQQTKIALQQNVQEKFVYDKLMQDLACL; this comes from the coding sequence ATGAGTGAGCTGACAAATATGACAGATGATATGTATTTTGCGCCACTATTGCCATGGCAACACGAACTTTGGTCGCAGCTGACAATGCGGGTACTAGCGCCGCAGCAATCTCTACCTCATGCGCTGTTAGCAGCTGGTATGCAAGGCATGGGCAAGCGCGCTTTTGTATGGCGATTGGTGGCATGGTTATTATGCCGCGCGCGTGATGAGCATCCACTCGGCGCTTGCGGTCATTGTGAGAGCTGTCAATGGCTTAGATCAGGTACGCATCCAAGCTTACAAGTGCTACCGCTAGTCAGCCTGCCAGTCAATGCTGATAGCAGCGCTCAAAAAGAAGCGTTAGCTAATAGTACAAAAGATAAAAAATCTGCTAAGACAGCGAGTAACGCGTCATTAAAAATAAAGGTGGATGATATTCGTGCCTTGCAGCCTTTTATTTATCAAGGCGGGCAGGGAATGCGTATTTGTGTATTAGATCATGCTGAGAAAATGACCATTGCCGCCGCCAATGCGCTACTTAAAACCTTGGAAGAACCCCAAGCCCAAGTCCATTTATTTCTGATTAGTGATGCCCCTGCGCAGCTGCTCCCAACGATTAAAAGCCGCGTTCAGCAATTGGCATTACAGACGATTGACCCTGCTGTCGCAGTGGACTATGTGACTAAAGCATTGGGCAGCAATGTCCATCGTGAAGCAGTTGGTACAGATGCCATTGAGCAGCTTATCCAGTTAGCAAATGGTGCGCCTTTAGCAGCTGTGGCACTGGCTCAGGCACCGTGGTATAGCAAGCGCGCGCTATGGCTGACAACATGGCAGGCATTACGTAGCGGTAAGCGCAGTAGCGTGGCGGCAAGTGATTATTGGCAAACCCAGCTTGGTATTGTCGAATTTATCCAGCTGTCTGAACTCATGATAATCGATATCCGCCGTGTTGGTTTGGGCTTTGAAGCGCAGCAAAAAGACATTAATTTTTTAATTAATTTAAATGATTATCAACCTATTGATAGTGGGTTAGAGGTGTTTGCGCATAGCTTACAACAGACAAAAATTGCGCTGCAACAAAACGTGCAAGAAAAATTCGTCTATGATAAGCTGATGCAAGATTTGGCTTGCTTGTAA
- a CDS encoding PilZ domain-containing protein produces the protein MAMPGRGGILTCHIENIDMLYASYLSFVTNGALFVPSDRAQKLGDEVFIAVTLPNSSERLPMNGKVVWINSKAQSGRPVGFAVQMGTDITGLRIKNEVERLLAGKIDSLQATYTM, from the coding sequence ATGGCAATGCCAGGACGTGGTGGGATTTTAACCTGTCATATTGAAAACATAGATATGCTATATGCAAGCTATCTGTCCTTTGTTACCAATGGGGCATTGTTCGTGCCGTCTGATCGAGCGCAAAAACTGGGTGACGAAGTTTTTATTGCTGTTACTTTGCCCAATTCTAGCGAGCGTTTGCCTATGAATGGCAAGGTAGTTTGGATTAATTCTAAAGCTCAAAGTGGTCGACCAGTAGGTTTTGCAGTCCAAATGGGCACGGACATTACGGGATTAAGAATAAAGAACGAAGTTGAGCGTCTATTGGCAGGTAAGATCGACAGTTTGCAGGCTACTTATACTATGTAG
- the ppk2 gene encoding polyphosphate kinase 2 has translation MGKKPLIIDPTSLTEQERSKLTTPEQVTFIERMDKDLLNDELKRKMHQDLIDSYDEELENEIDDYVRDFRFDGREMSEQERLDRRTYFQELVRLQRELIKLQDWVVDRGERIVVIFEGRDSAGKGGAIKRITQRLNPRVCRVAALPAPTEREQSQWYFQRYVAHLPAAGEIVLFDRSWYNRVGVERVMGFCTDAQYEEFFQSVPEFERMLVRSGIRLVKYWFSITDDEQHSRFMSRIHDPLKQWKLSAMDLQSRRRWEDYTKAKETMFERTHIPEAPWWVVEGNNKKRARLNCIAHLLEQIPYKEVPRDEVELPDRKRDDEYYREPIPDDMYVPPRY, from the coding sequence ATGGGTAAAAAACCCTTAATAATTGACCCGACATCTTTAACCGAGCAAGAACGCAGTAAATTAACTACACCTGAGCAAGTGACATTCATAGAGCGTATGGATAAAGATCTTTTGAACGATGAGTTAAAACGCAAGATGCATCAAGACTTAATTGACAGTTATGATGAAGAGCTTGAGAATGAAATAGACGATTATGTACGCGATTTCCGGTTTGATGGTCGCGAGATGAGTGAGCAAGAGCGGTTAGATCGGCGTACCTACTTTCAAGAGCTGGTACGTTTACAACGTGAGCTGATTAAACTGCAAGATTGGGTCGTTGATCGCGGTGAGCGCATTGTGGTGATATTTGAAGGGCGTGATTCTGCGGGTAAAGGTGGGGCGATTAAACGTATCACCCAACGATTAAACCCCCGTGTTTGTCGAGTGGCTGCGCTACCTGCACCTACTGAACGTGAACAATCACAGTGGTATTTTCAGCGTTATGTGGCGCATTTACCTGCTGCAGGCGAGATTGTCTTATTCGATCGTAGCTGGTATAACCGCGTGGGCGTCGAGCGTGTTATGGGGTTTTGTACGGATGCGCAGTACGAAGAGTTTTTTCAATCAGTACCAGAGTTTGAGCGTATGCTGGTACGTTCGGGCATACGTTTGGTAAAATATTGGTTTTCAATTACTGATGATGAACAGCATTCTCGATTTATGAGCCGGATTCATGACCCACTGAAACAATGGAAGCTGTCAGCGATGGATTTGCAGTCACGGCGACGCTGGGAAGATTATACAAAAGCAAAAGAGACGATGTTTGAGCGTACGCACATTCCTGAAGCGCCTTGGTGGGTGGTTGAGGGCAATAATAAAAAACGTGCAAGGCTCAATTGTATTGCCCATTTACTTGAGCAAATTCCTTATAAAGAAGTGCCACGCGATGAGGTGGAGCTACCTGATCGTAAGCGTGATGATGAATATTATCGCGAGCCTATTCCTGATGATATGTATGTGCCGCCGCGCTACTAA
- a CDS encoding acetyl-CoA C-acetyltransferase — protein sequence MSNKNNHPDSPIVETTVVKASDAKSTDTAVKSDTTDAKKTDAKAEPKADSAKKDTVAKDSKTTATKEDNAAKESAAKSNSDKKEASKKADATPAKKTNTVAKKASTTKLSSGQNRVAILGGNRIPFARSNGSYADVSNTDMLTAALDGLVERFNLQDEKIGEVVAGAVMKLSRDINLTREATLNTALNPHTPTYDISQACGTGLQATFASANKIALGIIDSAITGGVDTTSDAPIAVGDGLRKVLIKLGAAKDNKQRLKALMGLNPKDLLDTPQNGEPRTGLSMGDHQAITTLEWNISREAQDELAFNSHQNLARAYDEGFFDDLITPYKGLTRDNNLRPDTTLEKLAKLKPVFGKKNAKPTMTAANSTPLTDGASCILLGTDEWAAAHGLKPLAYIVHQETAAVDFIGKSGDTEGLLMAPAYAVPRMLERAGLTLQDFDFYEIHEAFASQVLSTLAAWEDEKFCEERLGLDAPLGSIDRSKLNVNGSSLAAGHPFAATGGRILATAAKLLDQKGSGRALISICAAGGQGVTCILEK from the coding sequence ATGAGTAACAAAAACAATCATCCAGATAGTCCTATAGTTGAGACCACCGTGGTAAAAGCCAGTGATGCTAAGAGCACCGATACTGCTGTAAAATCAGACACCACTGATGCTAAAAAAACAGATGCCAAAGCAGAACCAAAAGCTGATAGCGCTAAAAAAGACACCGTAGCAAAAGATAGTAAAACCACTGCTACGAAAGAGGATAACGCAGCTAAAGAAAGTGCGGCAAAAAGTAACAGTGATAAAAAAGAAGCATCTAAAAAGGCTGACGCGACTCCTGCTAAGAAAACAAATACTGTGGCTAAAAAAGCAAGTACGACTAAGCTTAGCTCAGGTCAGAACCGTGTGGCTATCCTAGGTGGCAACCGTATCCCATTTGCTCGCTCAAACGGCTCATATGCTGATGTTAGCAACACGGATATGCTCACTGCTGCGTTAGATGGTTTGGTCGAGCGTTTTAACTTACAAGATGAAAAAATCGGTGAAGTCGTTGCTGGTGCAGTTATGAAACTGAGTCGCGATATCAACCTGACTCGTGAAGCGACATTAAATACTGCACTTAACCCACATACCCCAACGTATGATATCTCTCAAGCTTGTGGTACTGGCTTGCAAGCGACGTTTGCTTCTGCCAATAAAATCGCGCTTGGTATCATCGATTCAGCTATTACTGGCGGTGTTGATACTACTTCTGATGCGCCTATCGCAGTCGGCGATGGCTTACGTAAAGTATTGATTAAATTGGGCGCAGCTAAAGACAATAAACAACGCCTAAAAGCATTGATGGGTCTAAACCCGAAAGATTTACTTGATACGCCGCAAAATGGTGAGCCACGTACTGGTTTATCCATGGGCGACCATCAAGCGATCACTACGCTAGAATGGAACATCAGCCGTGAAGCGCAAGATGAGCTTGCCTTCAATAGTCATCAAAACCTAGCACGCGCTTATGACGAAGGTTTCTTTGATGATTTAATTACCCCATATAAAGGTCTGACCCGCGATAACAACTTGCGTCCAGATACCACTTTAGAGAAGCTAGCTAAGCTCAAGCCTGTTTTTGGTAAAAAGAATGCCAAGCCAACCATGACTGCTGCTAACTCTACCCCATTGACTGATGGTGCATCTTGTATCCTATTGGGTACTGATGAGTGGGCGGCAGCACATGGTCTAAAACCATTGGCTTATATCGTCCATCAAGAAACAGCGGCTGTTGATTTCATCGGTAAATCTGGTGATACAGAAGGCTTGCTCATGGCACCGGCCTATGCCGTACCGCGTATGCTTGAGCGTGCTGGTTTGACGCTACAAGATTTCGATTTTTATGAAATCCATGAAGCTTTTGCTTCACAAGTATTATCAACGCTTGCTGCATGGGAAGACGAGAAGTTCTGTGAAGAGCGTCTAGGTCTTGACGCGCCACTAGGCTCTATCGATCGTAGTAAGCTAAACGTCAACGGCTCATCACTTGCTGCAGGTCATCCATTTGCTGCAACCGGTGGTCGTATCCTAGCCACTGCTGCCAAACTATTAGATCAAAAAGGCTCAGGTCGTGCGCTTATCTCTATTTGCGCCGCTGGCGGTCAAGGTGTGACCTGTATCTTAGAAAAATAG
- a CDS encoding 3-oxoacyl-ACP reductase: MSDRYGDFVQSSIGKKVAKNLGLPMPVDLDRFDSGQPLVRGSVLVGRANGGDNAVSASVARILSELHTEIFVNSGDDVKDTLSDAGVKAKANTGSDDKFKVLLFDASNISNAEELKQVYEFFHSVARRVEKSGRVIVIGRPPEALTDIEAALAQRALEGFVKSVGKEFKRGITAQLIYVEAGAEQNLDSTLRFFTSARSAYVSGQVVRVSNGSNVDVDWNQPLGGKTMLVTGASRGIGEAIARVLAREGAHVICLDVPQQQADLQKVASEISGSALTVDITSADAGKEIAEAAQKRGGLDSVIHNAGITRDKTLANMDDKQWDMVLNINLGSIAKLNRYLLDNDVLKDAARIVCVSSISGIAGNLGQTNYATSKAGVIGLVNATAKQLEDNAKGMTINAVAPGFIETQMTEAIPFAIREAGRRMNSMSQGGLPVDVAETIAWFASPASGGLNGNVVRVCGQSLLGA, translated from the coding sequence ATGTCAGACCGTTATGGTGATTTTGTTCAGTCGTCTATTGGTAAAAAGGTCGCAAAGAATTTGGGCTTACCAATGCCAGTAGATCTTGACCGTTTTGATAGTGGTCAACCTTTGGTACGTGGCAGCGTGCTGGTTGGTCGTGCTAATGGTGGCGATAACGCAGTTAGTGCGTCAGTGGCTCGTATTTTGTCAGAGCTGCATACGGAAATCTTTGTAAATAGTGGTGATGACGTAAAAGATACCCTGTCGGATGCAGGCGTCAAAGCCAAAGCCAATACTGGCAGTGATGATAAGTTTAAAGTTTTATTGTTTGATGCCAGCAATATTAGCAATGCTGAAGAGCTCAAACAAGTGTACGAGTTCTTTCATAGCGTTGCGCGCCGTGTCGAAAAATCAGGTCGAGTGATCGTCATTGGTCGTCCACCAGAAGCGTTGACTGATATCGAAGCCGCATTGGCGCAGCGTGCCCTTGAAGGTTTTGTAAAATCAGTTGGTAAAGAGTTTAAACGTGGTATTACTGCACAGCTTATCTATGTGGAAGCAGGCGCAGAGCAGAATTTAGACTCAACGCTACGTTTTTTCACGTCAGCGCGTTCAGCTTATGTGTCAGGACAGGTCGTACGTGTCAGTAATGGTTCCAATGTCGATGTCGATTGGAACCAACCACTAGGTGGCAAAACCATGCTAGTCACTGGCGCAAGTCGCGGTATTGGTGAAGCAATTGCCCGTGTATTGGCTCGTGAAGGGGCGCATGTTATTTGTTTAGATGTACCACAGCAGCAAGCTGACTTGCAGAAAGTGGCAAGTGAAATTAGTGGTTCGGCTTTGACGGTGGATATTACCAGTGCTGATGCTGGTAAAGAAATCGCAGAAGCTGCACAAAAACGTGGTGGTTTGGATTCAGTGATTCATAATGCTGGTATCACACGCGATAAAACACTAGCAAACATGGATGATAAACAGTGGGATATGGTGCTCAATATCAATTTGGGCAGTATCGCTAAGCTCAACCGTTATTTACTAGATAACGATGTACTAAAAGATGCTGCACGTATCGTCTGTGTGTCATCAATCTCAGGTATCGCTGGCAACTTGGGTCAAACCAACTATGCGACTTCAAAAGCTGGTGTCATTGGTTTAGTCAATGCAACCGCCAAGCAGCTAGAAGACAATGCAAAAGGCATGACCATCAATGCAGTTGCGCCAGGATTTATCGAAACGCAAATGACTGAAGCGATTCCATTTGCTATCCGTGAAGCAGGTCGTCGTATGAACTCGATGAGCCAAGGCGGTTTACCAGTCGATGTTGCAGAAACCATCGCATGGTTTGCATCGCCTGCTTCTGGTGGTCTAAATGGCAACGTTGTCCGCGTTTGTGGTCAAAGCTTATTGGGTGCATAA
- a CDS encoding MaoC family dehydratase, translating into MSDKHYDALPKAHTTYANIVKSLLPIGNNGKVSRDELPQATYFVDDLHVDQSNLNDYRKICGFADDGNVPITYFSVLSQALQMNMMVKEPFPFAMLGLVHVDNSVTQYRAIEQSETVAMSVMFDNLRDHAQGQQFDFVTTVKAEDEIIWEGTSTYLSRSKKPASSKDKKSTPRPVAVKPSINEEGVHSIFEVPEDIGRRYAFVSGDFNLIHLHPLSARAFGFPKAIAHGMWSKAKCLAMMGELPDACTVEVSFKLPIFLPSEVELIADPLAQLKGAEDTCQFGLFSAKNDKPHLAGVITLQDEAK; encoded by the coding sequence ATGTCAGACAAACATTATGATGCATTGCCCAAAGCGCATACTACCTATGCAAATATTGTCAAAAGCCTATTGCCTATCGGTAATAATGGTAAAGTTAGCCGCGATGAGTTGCCGCAAGCGACGTATTTTGTAGATGATTTGCATGTCGATCAAAGTAATCTAAATGATTATCGTAAAATTTGCGGCTTTGCAGACGATGGCAATGTGCCAATTACGTATTTTTCGGTGCTGTCACAGGCATTACAGATGAATATGATGGTCAAAGAGCCATTTCCATTTGCTATGCTAGGACTGGTTCACGTCGATAACAGCGTGACCCAGTATCGTGCCATTGAGCAGAGTGAAACAGTTGCTATGTCAGTGATGTTTGATAATTTGCGTGACCATGCCCAAGGTCAGCAGTTTGATTTTGTCACCACGGTAAAAGCAGAAGACGAAATCATTTGGGAAGGCACGTCGACTTATCTATCACGCAGCAAAAAACCTGCCAGCAGTAAGGACAAAAAGAGTACGCCGCGTCCAGTAGCCGTTAAGCCATCAATCAATGAAGAGGGTGTTCACAGTATTTTTGAAGTGCCAGAAGATATCGGTCGCCGTTATGCGTTTGTCTCTGGTGATTTTAACCTGATACATTTGCATCCATTATCAGCGCGTGCCTTTGGTTTTCCAAAAGCTATTGCTCATGGTATGTGGTCAAAAGCTAAGTGTTTGGCGATGATGGGCGAGCTGCCTGATGCTTGTACGGTTGAGGTGTCATTTAAGCTGCCTATTTTCTTACCATCTGAAGTAGAGCTTATCGCTGATCCACTTGCTCAGTTAAAAGGCGCAGAAGATACTTGCCAGTTTGGTTTGTTTAGTGCAAAAAATGACAAGCCGCATCTTGCTGGTGTGATTACCTTGCAGGATGAAGCAAAGTAA
- a CDS encoding beta-lactamase hydrolase domain-containing protein — translation MTLHENSKSTECSAHSAAVDKATVADASSADTSSNDNGNDNGIDLATIFEPYFRPDENTIVCGALDDEKVAALAAAGVELVINLQPDEELKFDESTAVEQAGMQYEHLPINGTADLKQLKILAFDNILRQHHGKKIAMHCGSGNRVGAAIALRAGWLRGRKMDTAMERGRSHGLTKLAEEVHNRLLVPR, via the coding sequence ATGACTTTACATGAAAATTCAAAAAGCACCGAATGCTCTGCTCATTCAGCTGCGGTAGACAAAGCAACAGTTGCTGATGCTAGCAGTGCCGACACTAGTAGCAACGATAATGGCAACGATAATGGCATCGATCTTGCCACCATATTTGAGCCATATTTTCGTCCTGATGAAAATACCATCGTATGCGGTGCGCTTGATGATGAAAAGGTGGCCGCATTGGCAGCAGCTGGAGTTGAGTTGGTTATTAACTTGCAGCCTGATGAAGAGCTGAAATTCGATGAAAGTACAGCTGTAGAGCAGGCAGGCATGCAATACGAGCATTTACCTATCAATGGTACTGCTGACTTGAAACAGCTTAAAATACTGGCGTTTGATAACATACTACGTCAGCATCATGGCAAAAAAATTGCCATGCATTGTGGCTCTGGCAATCGTGTTGGCGCTGCCATAGCCTTACGGGCTGGTTGGTTACGTGGACGTAAAATGGATACGGCTATGGAGCGTGGGCGTAGTCATGGTTTGACTAAACTTGCAGAAGAGGTTCATAATCGATTGCTAGTACCGCGTTAA
- a CDS encoding serine hydrolase domain-containing protein — protein sequence MKNNNESISTATQQNATVGTYTDNHIQRRLQQLLTDLQLDDAPAGGALVVYKAGKCIAQASVGLARADLSWNPDTLSLNFSTGKGILTTLVHVLVSQKKLDYDLPIAYYWSAFGAQNKEKITLRSVMSHQADLFSIQSIDLDNETVLDWNMMLEKIAAMPVTAPEQAELYDSAYSALVYGWVLGGMIEAVTAMPLAQALRHYLTEPLGIANSCYFGVPENQVDKVARLVKNFESVEEVSENAQESSQPQSRSRRHKPVLKPDSVDTLQTYSDLPSYACWQQQAANQYVIQSVTADNKEQRGKVLPTLDTAQINRLYFDNSQLNLKNYKAALLLASKEPIDYYHPQTLQATIPAANGVASAHALATIYAMLANGGMWQGKTLIDETTFKQLSTPQVTGMDAVMPAHMDWRLGYHRRFSICDSDSFEVNTHDTKFHAPQSFGHMGYNGSVAWCDPERQLSFAFVHNFDVTMLNDIRQFALTEAILGLIDAEI from the coding sequence ATGAAAAATAATAATGAAAGCATCTCTACAGCTACCCAGCAAAACGCTACCGTAGGTACATATACTGACAATCATATCCAACGTCGCCTTCAACAGTTGCTAACAGATTTGCAGCTTGATGATGCGCCGGCAGGCGGCGCATTAGTGGTTTATAAAGCTGGCAAATGTATCGCACAGGCAAGTGTGGGACTGGCACGTGCTGATTTATCATGGAATCCAGATACTTTATCATTGAACTTTTCGACTGGTAAAGGCATCTTGACGACACTGGTTCATGTATTGGTATCACAGAAAAAACTGGATTATGACCTACCGATTGCCTATTACTGGTCAGCATTTGGCGCGCAAAATAAAGAGAAAATTACTTTACGCAGTGTGATGTCGCATCAAGCCGATCTATTTTCGATTCAAAGTATTGACCTCGATAATGAAACTGTCCTTGATTGGAATATGATGCTAGAGAAAATTGCAGCAATGCCTGTGACTGCCCCTGAGCAGGCGGAATTATACGACAGTGCTTACAGTGCCTTGGTCTATGGTTGGGTGCTGGGCGGCATGATAGAAGCCGTTACTGCGATGCCACTGGCTCAAGCATTACGCCATTATCTAACAGAGCCATTAGGTATTGCCAACAGCTGCTACTTTGGTGTACCAGAAAATCAGGTCGACAAGGTTGCGCGATTGGTTAAAAACTTTGAGTCAGTAGAAGAAGTGTCAGAAAATGCACAAGAAAGCTCACAACCGCAGTCACGTTCCCGCCGTCATAAACCAGTTTTAAAACCAGATTCAGTAGATACCTTGCAAACTTATAGCGATTTACCAAGCTATGCCTGCTGGCAACAACAAGCAGCCAATCAGTATGTAATCCAATCAGTAACAGCTGATAATAAAGAGCAGAGAGGGAAAGTATTGCCAACATTGGATACGGCACAAATCAACCGTTTATACTTTGATAACAGTCAGCTGAATCTTAAAAACTATAAAGCAGCCCTGTTACTTGCGAGCAAAGAGCCGATTGACTATTACCATCCGCAGACTTTACAAGCTACTATCCCTGCTGCCAATGGCGTCGCATCAGCACATGCACTGGCGACGATTTATGCGATGTTGGCTAATGGTGGTATGTGGCAAGGGAAAACACTCATTGATGAAACAACTTTTAAGCAGCTATCAACGCCGCAAGTCACTGGTATGGATGCCGTTATGCCAGCCCATATGGATTGGCGCTTGGGTTATCATCGCCGCTTTAGTATCTGTGATAGCGATAGTTTTGAGGTAAACACTCACGATACAAAATTTCATGCGCCACAAAGTTTTGGACATATGGGCTATAACGGTTCGGTTGCATGGTGCGACCCTGAGCGGCAGCTATCGTTTGCCTTTGTCCATAATTTTGATGTGACCATGCTCAATGATATCCGCCAGTTTGCGCTGACGGAAGCCATACTAGGTCTAATTGATGCTGAGATTTAA
- a CDS encoding cation:proton antiporter: MIENYNLFLLVCGIAFVFGALFPIIFKRTPISLPMLQLSFGLMMGYFWTSLAFLNPIDNGLIIEKLTEIVVLVSLVGAGIKIDTELSWRLWRPTMRLLLITMPIGIFAMAVLGYYAFGMTIGAAILLGAVLAPTDPVLASSIQVGPPNTGGEDTPRFTLTSEAGLNDGLAFPFVYLAIKIAEAYSEGERFTGDMLWSWFTHDVLWKIGAGLLVGIFVGKVMAKLVFSKYSRETTMSQGYVVIALTLVAYGLAEYVHSYGFIAVFVAAFAFRRSESEHTYHHKLHDFAEQSEGLLMSLVLVIFGMFLGQGLQAGVELTWRVYIVSFTFLLLIRPLGGFIALSGLNLPRTEKYAISALGIRGIGTLYYLSYALNQGFFNDEDALKLWIVCSIVILASIFIHGLTAKQLLKMTPNKAQ; the protein is encoded by the coding sequence ATGATTGAAAATTACAATTTATTCTTATTGGTTTGCGGCATTGCCTTCGTATTCGGTGCGCTATTTCCGATTATCTTTAAACGCACGCCTATCTCCTTGCCCATGCTGCAATTAAGCTTTGGTTTGATGATGGGCTATTTTTGGACAAGTTTGGCATTTTTGAACCCTATCGATAATGGACTGATTATCGAAAAACTGACTGAAATCGTAGTGTTGGTTTCTTTGGTCGGTGCGGGTATCAAGATTGATACTGAGCTGTCTTGGCGATTATGGCGTCCGACGATGCGCCTACTCCTGATTACCATGCCCATCGGTATCTTTGCGATGGCAGTATTAGGTTACTATGCCTTTGGTATGACAATAGGTGCTGCGATTTTACTCGGCGCTGTCCTTGCCCCAACGGATCCGGTATTGGCCTCTAGCATTCAAGTTGGACCGCCCAATACCGGAGGTGAAGATACACCACGCTTTACCTTAACCTCAGAGGCAGGGTTAAATGATGGGCTTGCCTTCCCTTTTGTATATCTTGCGATTAAGATCGCAGAAGCCTATAGCGAAGGAGAGCGTTTTACGGGCGATATGCTGTGGTCTTGGTTTACCCATGATGTATTGTGGAAGATTGGCGCAGGGTTACTGGTCGGCATCTTCGTTGGCAAAGTCATGGCAAAGTTGGTGTTCTCAAAGTATAGCCGTGAGACGACTATGTCTCAAGGTTATGTGGTCATTGCCTTAACTTTGGTGGCATATGGATTGGCAGAATACGTCCATAGTTATGGCTTTATTGCCGTGTTCGTCGCGGCATTTGCGTTCCGTCGTTCAGAATCTGAACACACTTACCATCATAAATTACATGATTTTGCTGAGCAATCAGAAGGTTTACTCATGTCACTGGTGCTTGTCATCTTTGGCATGTTCCTTGGACAAGGTCTACAAGCTGGCGTTGAGCTAACATGGCGCGTCTATATCGTCAGCTTTACTTTTTTATTATTGATTCGTCCGCTTGGCGGCTTTATTGCCTTATCAGGGCTGAATCTACCGCGTACTGAAAAATACGCCATATCAGCCCTAGGTATCCGCGGCATCGGTACCCTGTACTACTTATCTTATGCACTCAACCAAGGGTTTTTTAATGATGAAGATGCCCTTAAACTTTGGATAGTGTGCTCAATTGTAATTTTAGCGTCTATTTTTATACATGGTCTAACAGCAAAACAGCTGCTTAAAATGACACCAAACAAAGCGCAATAA